The proteins below come from a single Gimesia alba genomic window:
- a CDS encoding ammonium transporter — protein MNWKHALTGLTASLVVVLAFSQPVLAFDEAEPTEKPAAESTETAAPAEGEGEAEAPAEEAAPLTLPELYYALDNSMLFLCAVLVLFMQSGFAMVESGFNSSKNTINILFKNLMDVCVGVLIYYAVGYGLMYPGDIENKFFGFGQFGIGEGGEVGPGKLNPQVDFLFQVAFAATAATIVSGAVAGRLKFSSYLIYSIVLTGLIYPISGYWKWGGGWLDAKGFYDFAGSIVVHAVGGFAGLAGAIVLGPRIGRFKKDGKSAPIPGHNIAQATLGVFILWVGWYGFNPGSQLAFGGTDNTNAVMLIATNTTLAAATGGVAAMILGWIMYGKPDISMALNGVLAGLVGITANCDSVTNIEAIIIGGIAGLLVVFGILALEKLKIDDPVGAFPVHGLCGVWGGIATGIFGDYDLGVQILGSVVIPVYAFVTMFILFFFLKMIGQLRVSEEDEMKGLDLSEHGMQAYH, from the coding sequence ATGAATTGGAAACATGCGCTCACGGGCTTGACGGCTAGCCTTGTCGTAGTTTTAGCGTTCTCACAGCCGGTTTTGGCGTTTGATGAAGCTGAACCGACAGAAAAGCCTGCAGCAGAATCAACAGAAACAGCGGCTCCAGCGGAAGGAGAAGGAGAAGCGGAAGCACCTGCTGAAGAAGCAGCACCGCTCACATTACCTGAGCTGTATTATGCTCTGGATAACAGCATGCTATTTCTGTGTGCCGTTCTGGTGCTCTTCATGCAGTCCGGATTTGCGATGGTTGAGTCCGGATTTAACTCTTCCAAAAATACAATCAACATTCTCTTTAAGAACTTAATGGATGTCTGTGTCGGCGTTTTAATCTATTATGCCGTCGGATATGGATTGATGTACCCGGGCGATATTGAGAACAAATTCTTTGGTTTTGGTCAGTTTGGGATTGGTGAAGGTGGAGAGGTTGGTCCTGGTAAATTGAATCCTCAAGTCGACTTTCTATTCCAAGTCGCCTTTGCCGCAACCGCAGCCACGATTGTTTCCGGGGCCGTTGCTGGTCGTTTGAAATTCAGCTCTTACCTGATTTACAGTATTGTTCTGACAGGGCTCATTTACCCGATCAGCGGTTACTGGAAATGGGGCGGTGGCTGGTTAGATGCCAAAGGCTTCTACGATTTTGCTGGTTCCATTGTCGTACATGCTGTTGGTGGATTTGCTGGCTTAGCTGGTGCGATCGTTCTGGGGCCCCGAATTGGACGGTTTAAGAAAGATGGCAAATCTGCTCCGATTCCTGGCCACAATATTGCTCAGGCCACGCTGGGTGTATTCATCCTCTGGGTAGGTTGGTACGGATTTAACCCTGGTAGTCAGTTGGCATTTGGTGGTACAGACAATACGAATGCCGTGATGTTAATCGCAACCAATACAACGTTGGCAGCCGCCACTGGTGGTGTTGCTGCGATGATCCTGGGTTGGATCATGTACGGAAAACCCGATATTTCAATGGCATTGAACGGCGTACTCGCTGGACTGGTGGGGATTACTGCCAACTGTGACAGTGTGACGAACATCGAAGCGATCATCATTGGTGGTATCGCAGGCTTGTTGGTCGTCTTTGGTATCCTGGCTTTGGAAAAACTCAAAATCGACGATCCTGTGGGTGCTTTCCCAGTACACGGACTCTGCGGAGTCTGGGGTGGAATTGCCACAGGTATCTTTGGTGATTACGACCTTGGTGTGCAGATCTTGGGATCGGTTGTGATTCCGGTCTATGCCTTTGTCACCATGTTTATTCTGTTCTTCTTCCTGAAGATGATCGGTCAGCTCCGAGTATCTGAAGAAGACGAAATGAAGGGCTTAGACCTCTCCGAGCACGGAATGCAAGCTTATCACTAA
- the groL gene encoding chaperonin GroEL (60 kDa chaperone family; promotes refolding of misfolded polypeptides especially under stressful conditions; forms two stacked rings of heptamers to form a barrel-shaped 14mer; ends can be capped by GroES; misfolded proteins enter the barrel where they are refolded when GroES binds) encodes MAKLLSFDEEARKSLLAGVAKLSRAVSSTLGPRGRNAVLDKGWGTPKVTKDGVTVAEDIELEDPFENMGVQLVKEAASKTNDVAGDGTTTATVLAEAIFREGLKYIASGADPMALSRGVQKAVDAVVEQIGKISKEVKGKDKKAIETVATIAGNNDPEIGKILADALLKVGADGVITVEEGRGVSTEVDLVEGMQFERGFLSPHFVTDEDNQTCDMERARILIYEEKISSAQALVPLLEQVSKDGAPLLIIAEDIEGEALATLVVNKLRGILKVCAVKAPGYGDRRKAMLEDIAVLTGGKAIFKDLGIKLEAVELKDLGQAKKLHISADNTTIVSGSGSKAAVTGRADQIRAEIEVTDSEYDREKLQERLAKLAGGVAQINVGAATETEMKERKDLIDDALAATRAAIEEGIVPGGGIALLRCSKTLDGLKLTGDQALGVALIQKVLEMPLRAIAENAGQDGSVVANRVKKDKSNSFGYDALNDRYGDMFDFGVVDPAKVVRSTLQNGASVASLLMTTDSIVVEEPQEEEDDHHHDDHHDMGGMGGMPGMGGGMPGMGGMGGMPGMGGF; translated from the coding sequence GTGGCAAAACTTTTAAGCTTTGACGAAGAGGCCAGGAAGAGTTTATTGGCAGGAGTCGCCAAATTGTCGCGCGCAGTAAGCAGTACGCTTGGGCCGCGAGGGCGAAACGCTGTCTTGGACAAAGGCTGGGGAACCCCGAAGGTAACAAAAGATGGTGTTACCGTTGCGGAAGACATCGAATTGGAAGACCCCTTTGAAAACATGGGAGTCCAATTAGTTAAAGAAGCTGCTTCAAAAACGAATGATGTTGCCGGTGATGGAACCACAACAGCAACCGTTTTGGCAGAAGCGATCTTTCGGGAAGGCCTGAAATACATCGCTTCAGGTGCTGACCCGATGGCTTTAAGTCGTGGCGTTCAAAAAGCCGTCGACGCTGTCGTAGAGCAGATTGGGAAAATCTCCAAGGAAGTAAAAGGCAAAGACAAAAAAGCAATCGAGACCGTTGCCACCATCGCTGGAAATAACGATCCAGAGATCGGAAAGATTCTAGCCGACGCTCTGCTCAAAGTCGGAGCAGATGGCGTGATTACCGTAGAAGAAGGTCGTGGCGTTTCTACTGAAGTGGATCTCGTCGAGGGAATGCAATTCGAACGCGGATTTCTGTCTCCTCACTTTGTAACAGACGAAGACAATCAGACCTGTGATATGGAACGTGCTCGTATCCTGATCTACGAAGAAAAAATCAGCTCAGCACAAGCACTGGTCCCTCTCTTGGAACAAGTTTCCAAAGATGGTGCCCCACTGCTGATCATTGCTGAAGACATTGAAGGCGAAGCACTGGCAACTCTGGTTGTGAACAAACTGCGAGGCATTCTTAAAGTCTGTGCTGTCAAAGCGCCCGGTTATGGTGATCGCCGTAAAGCAATGCTGGAAGACATTGCCGTACTGACTGGCGGAAAAGCAATTTTCAAAGATCTGGGAATCAAACTCGAAGCGGTCGAGTTAAAAGACCTGGGCCAAGCCAAGAAGCTCCATATCAGCGCCGACAACACAACGATTGTTAGTGGTTCCGGAAGCAAGGCAGCTGTCACTGGTCGTGCTGATCAGATTCGTGCAGAAATCGAAGTCACTGACAGCGAATATGATCGTGAAAAACTGCAGGAGCGTCTGGCAAAACTCGCCGGTGGTGTTGCACAGATTAACGTCGGTGCTGCTACTGAAACAGAAATGAAGGAACGCAAAGACCTGATCGACGACGCACTGGCTGCAACGCGTGCTGCTATCGAAGAAGGAATTGTTCCCGGCGGCGGAATTGCTTTACTCCGATGCAGCAAAACACTGGACGGTCTCAAACTGACCGGCGACCAGGCACTGGGCGTCGCGCTCATCCAGAAAGTTCTGGAAATGCCTTTGCGAGCGATCGCAGAAAACGCTGGCCAGGATGGTTCCGTTGTTGCCAACCGTGTTAAAAAAGACAAAAGCAACTCCTTCGGTTATGATGCCTTGAATGATCGCTACGGCGATATGTTTGACTTCGGCGTTGTCGACCCTGCTAAAGTGGTTCGCTCAACTCTGCAGAACGGGGCAAGTGTCGCTTCCCTGCTGATGACAACAGATTCGATTGTTGTTGAAGAACCACAGGAAGAAGAAGACGATCACCATCATGACGACCACCACGACATGGGCGGAATGGGTGGCATGCCTGGAATGGGCGGTGGAATGCCCGGCATGGGTGGCATGGGCGGTATGCCTGGCATGGGAGGCTTCTAG
- a CDS encoding co-chaperone GroES, with protein MELNPLDDRIVIEPNVAEETTAGGIVLPDTAQEKPQSGTVIAVGPGRLLESGERCPVAVEVGDEVLYGKYGGTDIEVSGKDVKILRESDILAKIIK; from the coding sequence ATGGAACTGAATCCTCTTGATGACCGTATCGTGATTGAACCCAATGTGGCTGAAGAAACAACTGCTGGCGGCATTGTCCTGCCTGATACTGCTCAGGAAAAGCCTCAAAGCGGAACTGTCATTGCTGTAGGCCCTGGCCGACTTCTGGAAAGCGGCGAACGCTGCCCGGTCGCCGTTGAAGTCGGTGATGAAGTTCTCTACGGCAAATATGGCGGAACGGATATTGAAGTCAGCGGTAAAGATGTCAAGATCTTACGTGAAAGCGATATTCTTGCCAAAATCATTAAATAG
- the groL gene encoding chaperonin GroEL (60 kDa chaperone family; promotes refolding of misfolded polypeptides especially under stressful conditions; forms two stacked rings of heptamers to form a barrel-shaped 14mer; ends can be capped by GroES; misfolded proteins enter the barrel where they are refolded when GroES binds), producing the protein MAKQLLFEDRARAKLQKGVQTISDAVAITMGPTGRNVIIDKNFGNPLVTKDGVTVSKEVELEDPFENMGAKLVNEVASKTSDVAGDGTTTATVLARSIYQEGLRGLSLGANPMIVRRGIDKAVEAAVSAIEELAKPVTEKAEIAQVGAISANNDSVIGDLIADAVEKVGRDGVITVEEGKGNETTLSFADGMQFDKGYISPYFVTDTEGMKCILEDCYILIHESKISALRDLVPLLEKVSQTGKPLLIIAEDVEGEPLTALVVNKLRGVLNIAAVKAPGFGDRRKAMLADIAVLTGGTVISEDLGIKLESVELSQLGQAKQVEITKDSCTLIEGAGETEALQARVAQIRGQLAKTESEYDREKFQERLAKLTGGVAIISVGAATEAEMKQTKARMEDALHATRAAVEEGILPGGGVALLRSIEAVEKVKGKNEDEKIGINIVARALEGPIRKIAENCGTDGAVVADEVKQLSGSKGYNANSGEYVDMYKAGIIDPAKVVKNALKNAASIAGLMLTTQVLVTNSDSAEGGKQADVEGSVR; encoded by the coding sequence GTGGCAAAGCAACTATTGTTTGAAGATCGCGCACGTGCCAAACTGCAAAAAGGCGTGCAAACTATTAGCGACGCTGTAGCTATCACAATGGGACCTACGGGCCGTAATGTGATCATCGATAAAAACTTTGGCAATCCACTGGTGACCAAAGACGGTGTTACAGTCAGTAAGGAAGTCGAGCTCGAAGACCCCTTCGAAAACATGGGGGCCAAACTGGTCAACGAAGTTGCTTCCAAAACCAGTGACGTTGCTGGCGATGGTACAACGACTGCCACAGTGCTGGCACGTTCGATTTATCAGGAAGGCTTGCGAGGATTGTCATTGGGTGCCAACCCGATGATTGTTCGTCGTGGAATCGACAAAGCCGTTGAAGCTGCTGTCAGTGCCATCGAAGAACTGGCAAAACCGGTCACGGAAAAAGCGGAAATTGCTCAAGTCGGTGCGATCTCTGCAAACAATGATTCTGTCATTGGAGATCTGATTGCCGATGCCGTTGAGAAAGTCGGCCGCGATGGTGTGATTACTGTTGAAGAAGGTAAGGGAAACGAAACCACCCTGTCTTTTGCCGATGGTATGCAATTCGATAAAGGCTACATTTCACCCTACTTTGTCACAGACACGGAAGGCATGAAGTGCATTCTGGAAGATTGCTACATTCTGATTCACGAATCAAAGATTTCCGCACTGCGAGATCTGGTACCACTGCTGGAAAAAGTCTCTCAGACTGGCAAACCACTGCTGATCATCGCTGAAGACGTCGAAGGCGAGCCTTTGACAGCTTTGGTTGTGAATAAGCTGCGAGGCGTGCTCAACATTGCAGCCGTCAAAGCACCAGGCTTCGGCGACCGCCGCAAAGCAATGCTGGCAGATATTGCCGTGCTGACTGGTGGTACCGTGATTTCAGAAGATCTGGGAATCAAGCTCGAATCGGTTGAATTGAGCCAGCTCGGCCAGGCCAAGCAGGTTGAAATCACCAAAGATTCCTGCACGCTGATCGAAGGTGCTGGCGAAACAGAAGCGCTGCAGGCACGTGTCGCTCAGATTCGTGGTCAATTAGCCAAAACCGAGAGCGAATACGATCGTGAAAAATTCCAGGAACGGTTGGCGAAGCTGACCGGTGGTGTAGCGATTATCTCTGTCGGTGCTGCAACTGAAGCAGAGATGAAGCAAACCAAGGCCCGTATGGAAGACGCTCTTCACGCAACGCGTGCTGCTGTGGAAGAAGGAATTCTTCCCGGTGGTGGTGTCGCACTTCTGCGATCGATTGAAGCCGTTGAAAAAGTCAAAGGTAAAAACGAAGACGAAAAGATCGGTATCAATATCGTTGCTCGTGCCTTGGAAGGACCGATTCGCAAAATCGCTGAAAACTGTGGAACCGACGGCGCGGTTGTCGCTGATGAAGTGAAACAGCTTTCCGGTTCAAAAGGCTATAATGCTAATAGCGGCGAATACGTCGACATGTACAAAGCGGGAATTATTGATCCGGCCAAAGTCGTTAAAAACGCCTTGAAAAACGCTGCTTCTATCGCAGGACTCATGCTAACCACACAGGTACTTGTCACCAACAGTGATAGCGCCGAAGGTGGTAAACAGGCTGATGTCGAAGGAAGTGTTCGATAA
- the dnaJ gene encoding molecular chaperone DnaJ, with protein sequence MASKRDYYEILGVSREVTSVEIKKAYKKLALANHPDRNPGDEEAVKRFKEAAEAFEILSDEQKRAHYDRYGHADFGGAGGSQFHDVSDIFSAFGDLFEGFGFRGSSQRGGNRPRQGESLRTNIQIDLLDAASGCDREISITRQETCETCHGSGAEPGTQPDECDYCGGAGQVVQSQGFFRVQTTCPRCRGAGKVIVEKCSDCRGEGRVSSEITLDIKVPPGIDNGMQLCLRGEGNPGLNGGPRGDLYVVVGVDEHPLFRRQDQELSCHVPITYTQAALGANIEIPTLEGRHDLKIPSGTQPGEVFRLKGLGMPNPHGGGRRGDLHVIVQIDVPKKISEREEELLRELAEIEHAEVSQHRSPNRNSFFDKLKEYFTHSD encoded by the coding sequence ATGGCATCGAAACGCGATTATTATGAAATCCTCGGTGTATCGCGCGAAGTGACCAGCGTTGAAATTAAAAAAGCCTACAAGAAGCTGGCGCTGGCCAATCACCCCGATCGAAATCCCGGGGATGAGGAAGCGGTGAAGCGTTTCAAAGAAGCTGCGGAAGCTTTTGAGATTCTAAGCGATGAGCAGAAACGGGCTCACTATGATCGCTATGGACACGCCGACTTTGGAGGCGCTGGCGGCAGCCAGTTCCATGATGTCTCTGATATTTTCAGCGCCTTCGGCGACCTCTTTGAAGGGTTTGGATTCAGAGGTTCCTCACAACGAGGCGGAAATCGTCCCCGACAGGGAGAAAGCCTGCGGACCAATATTCAAATCGATCTCTTGGATGCCGCTTCTGGCTGTGATCGAGAAATCAGTATTACGCGACAGGAAACCTGCGAAACCTGTCATGGCTCTGGCGCTGAACCTGGTACACAACCCGATGAGTGCGATTATTGTGGCGGAGCAGGGCAGGTCGTTCAGTCACAAGGCTTTTTCCGCGTTCAGACAACGTGCCCGCGGTGTCGTGGTGCTGGAAAAGTCATTGTTGAAAAATGTTCTGATTGCCGAGGTGAAGGCCGGGTTTCCAGCGAAATCACATTAGACATCAAGGTTCCTCCCGGCATCGACAACGGTATGCAGCTCTGCCTCAGAGGAGAAGGGAACCCCGGCTTAAACGGGGGACCACGAGGAGATTTATACGTTGTTGTCGGCGTGGATGAACACCCTCTGTTCCGTCGGCAGGATCAGGAATTAAGTTGCCACGTCCCCATTACCTACACACAGGCAGCCTTGGGTGCGAATATTGAAATTCCGACTCTGGAAGGCCGACATGATCTGAAAATTCCTTCGGGAACCCAACCAGGCGAAGTCTTTCGCCTCAAAGGTCTGGGTATGCCTAACCCCCACGGTGGGGGACGCCGCGGCGACCTGCATGTGATTGTGCAGATTGATGTACCTAAGAAAATTTCAGAACGGGAAGAAGAATTACTGCGGGAATTAGCAGAAATCGAACACGCGGAAGTGTCTCAACACCGCAGCCCCAATCGAAATTCGTTTTTTGATAAATTAAAGGAATACTTCACACACTCTGATTAA
- the grpE gene encoding nucleotide exchange factor GrpE, with protein sequence MADMEQPEEIQNQTEENSVEESEAAQEMPTIEEQLQSAISERDENQDRFLRSQAELDNARKRHQKELAQMRQYAAAPFIQDLLPALDNLKRAVDAAESADHVDELKRGVEMVAKQILDVFAQHHVKAIEALGQPFDPNLHEALQQMPSDEYPPMTVIQELEQGFILNDRVVRPSKVIVSSGPAES encoded by the coding sequence ATGGCAGATATGGAACAGCCTGAAGAAATCCAAAATCAGACTGAAGAAAATTCGGTTGAAGAAAGTGAAGCGGCCCAGGAAATGCCTACAATCGAAGAACAATTGCAGTCCGCAATTTCTGAGCGTGATGAAAACCAGGATCGTTTTCTGCGATCACAGGCAGAGTTGGATAACGCCCGTAAACGGCATCAAAAAGAACTGGCACAGATGCGTCAGTACGCTGCAGCACCGTTTATTCAAGATCTGCTGCCAGCGCTGGACAATCTGAAACGTGCCGTGGATGCCGCAGAAAGTGCAGATCACGTTGACGAACTCAAACGTGGTGTGGAAATGGTAGCGAAGCAGATTTTGGATGTCTTCGCACAACATCATGTCAAAGCGATTGAAGCCTTAGGGCAGCCCTTTGATCCCAACCTGCACGAAGCGTTACAGCAGATGCCCTCAGACGAGTATCCCCCGATGACCGTGATTCAGGAACTCGAACAGGGATTTATTCTGAACGACCGGGTGGTTCGTCCCTCTAAAGTGATCGTTTCCTCCGGCCCTGCTGAAAGTTAA
- a CDS encoding FmdB family zinc ribbon protein — MPTYDYECSQCGNKWEEFQSITAKPLRKCPACGKLKAKRVIGAGAGIIFKGSGFYQTDYRSSSYKKAAEADSKAQSSSSESKSSTDSGSSKKSSSSDS; from the coding sequence ATGCCAACTTACGATTATGAATGTTCCCAATGCGGCAATAAATGGGAAGAGTTTCAATCAATTACCGCAAAACCACTCCGAAAATGTCCTGCCTGCGGTAAGCTGAAAGCCAAACGCGTCATCGGCGCTGGTGCCGGGATCATCTTTAAGGGATCTGGGTTTTACCAAACTGATTACCGTAGCAGCTCTTATAAAAAAGCAGCAGAGGCAGACAGCAAAGCACAATCTTCAAGCTCAGAATCCAAAAGCAGCACCGATTCGGGTAGTTCAAAAAAGAGTAGTTCGTCTGATTCCTGA
- a CDS encoding DNA gyrase inhibitor YacG translates to MIQPQTCPICRKVVTFKASDDQSPFPFCSKKCRDVDFFRWSEGRYAIVEDLDPRIIELQRLEQEGEDD, encoded by the coding sequence ATGATCCAACCTCAAACATGCCCCATTTGCCGTAAGGTCGTCACATTTAAAGCCAGTGACGACCAGTCGCCATTCCCGTTTTGCAGCAAAAAATGTCGCGACGTCGATTTTTTTCGCTGGTCAGAAGGACGTTATGCGATCGTTGAGGATCTGGATCCTCGGATTATTGAATTGCAGCGTCTGGAGCAAGAGGGTGAAGACGATTAA
- a CDS encoding DMT family transporter, translating to MKTIKESSDTPSPPTETDLTNSHEASGMSPVLKGTIFGILSAFAYTAANISLREAAVDNNADWAIWISALKSVPATIVGWVLVAYRGSQGLPALPPRRLVIPLILTGLLMQFGGNVMFQWSLSLGGLAFTVPVCFATLLFTGAILGRIFLEEAITPRMFVSMIILTAAIVVLSLGAHQAEESVFEHMEHHSRSIITVALTILVACIAGCAYGGGGVMIRGTVRGEMSISASLVLISTTGLVCLTSVAFYRLGFQILWQTSSWQYLVMLIGGIMNAIAFFAIGASMKYLTVTRVNLLNASQTAMAAFAGVFFFDEQVTVWLLCGTALTIGGLFLMEKKRPAIPNNTLTQATPISSEQQECSANE from the coding sequence GTGAAGACGATTAAAGAGTCCTCTGACACCCCCTCCCCCCCGACTGAGACTGATCTTACCAATAGCCACGAAGCCAGTGGGATGTCTCCTGTGCTCAAAGGGACTATTTTCGGAATTCTTTCAGCATTCGCATACACTGCCGCCAATATCTCTCTGCGAGAAGCAGCAGTCGACAATAATGCCGACTGGGCAATCTGGATCTCTGCCTTGAAATCAGTCCCTGCGACAATCGTAGGCTGGGTGCTGGTTGCTTACCGGGGCTCACAGGGGCTGCCTGCTCTTCCGCCGCGCCGTCTTGTCATTCCCCTGATCCTGACCGGACTGTTGATGCAGTTCGGCGGGAACGTCATGTTTCAATGGTCACTGAGCCTGGGCGGGCTGGCGTTTACCGTGCCTGTCTGCTTCGCCACTCTGCTGTTTACAGGGGCCATCCTTGGAAGGATCTTTCTGGAAGAAGCGATCACCCCGCGGATGTTTGTCTCGATGATTATTCTGACGGCGGCGATTGTTGTACTGAGTCTGGGAGCACATCAGGCAGAAGAATCTGTGTTTGAACATATGGAACATCACTCCCGCTCGATCATCACCGTTGCACTGACCATTCTGGTGGCCTGTATTGCCGGCTGTGCCTATGGGGGGGGAGGGGTCATGATCCGAGGGACCGTTCGTGGCGAGATGTCTATCTCGGCAAGTCTGGTATTGATCAGTACAACCGGTCTAGTCTGCCTGACCAGTGTTGCCTTCTATCGACTCGGCTTTCAGATCCTCTGGCAGACAAGCTCCTGGCAATATCTGGTAATGCTGATCGGCGGTATTATGAATGCGATTGCTTTTTTCGCCATCGGTGCTTCGATGAAATATCTGACTGTGACACGTGTCAATTTATTAAACGCCTCACAAACCGCGATGGCTGCGTTTGCCGGAGTCTTCTTTTTTGATGAACAGGTAACGGTCTGGCTGTTATGCGGAACCGCTCTGACCATTGGCGGACTGTTTTTGATGGAAAAAAAACGTCCCGCCATTCCCAACAACACCCTCACACAGGCTACTCCCATAAGCTCAGAACAACAGGAGTGTAGCGCGAATGAATAA
- a CDS encoding gamma carbonic anhydrase family protein — MNNSDSSPEWPAKADSIPAPPELPYPEVDCDWNALHSIPIIDPTAWVTPDAIVTGRVRLKARSSVWHQCVLRGDLEYIEVGEETNVQDGSILHTDYEHPCILGNRVTLGHAAIVHGSIVEDDAMIAIGATVLSRCVIGKGALIAAGALVREGIHVPPNTLWAGCPARQIKVLTEQQQERLKATWQHYVNLGAASLQQLGREHIDALTQRG; from the coding sequence ATGAATAATTCAGACTCTTCTCCGGAATGGCCCGCGAAAGCAGATTCGATCCCCGCACCTCCCGAACTACCGTATCCGGAAGTCGACTGCGACTGGAACGCGCTGCATTCCATTCCCATCATTGATCCCACTGCCTGGGTCACACCAGATGCGATCGTCACCGGACGCGTTCGTCTCAAAGCCCGTAGTTCCGTCTGGCACCAATGCGTTTTACGTGGCGATCTGGAATACATCGAAGTGGGTGAAGAGACCAATGTGCAAGACGGATCGATCCTGCATACCGATTACGAACATCCCTGTATCTTGGGCAACCGGGTCACGCTGGGCCACGCTGCCATCGTGCACGGCTCAATTGTGGAAGACGATGCCATGATCGCGATTGGGGCGACTGTGCTCAGCCGATGTGTCATTGGTAAAGGTGCATTGATCGCCGCGGGTGCTCTGGTCCGTGAAGGAATTCATGTCCCTCCGAATACGCTCTGGGCCGGCTGTCCCGCGCGTCAGATTAAAGTACTCACAGAACAGCAGCAGGAACGCCTCAAAGCAACCTGGCAACATTACGTCAATCTTGGTGCAGCCAGCCTCCAACAATTGGGACGCGAACACATCGACGCCCTCACTCAACGCGGTTAA